A stretch of Prunus dulcis chromosome 6, ALMONDv2, whole genome shotgun sequence DNA encodes these proteins:
- the LOC117632059 gene encoding uncharacterized protein LOC117632059 isoform X1: MILSCNPNMDKVSSDCPYPGCFFCVMKEGNPSKRRASILKFFRELPAQDDDGQVLPISGLWNTAMAHPNDPEFIELGIFECMAALIWKGLKNRRWLSHDQNIYIPYYAAHIIGSYTMNMEEFAESAVHAGVIPPLVELLRGRLTWVEQRVAVRALGHLATYASTFPAVASHGEILELSIQLAMSSLEIVYSHFYQYVDRRLSYHCDLLTRGMGGVEMESRKAEEWASQLQCWSLQLINCFAFKPEFLPTICKPEFLTKLPGMWGGLVNENSPAGIGLLRTICHHKLGRGPVASCPGIIESLCNIARSSDDWQYMTIDCLLWLVQDPSTCHKVIDKAVPALVDLAEITTLGDHKKLGDSIVNVLEECVQSQGTGRNSFSNRTKELIEELLNSRQRLKWEKNMPKEDLHIKQAAALVVKLEGNSLFSSGNISGAASKYSEALALCPMRSKKERVVLYSNRAQCHLLLQQPLAAISDATRALCLHNPLNRHAKSLWRRAQAYDMLGLAKESLLDAILFINECSQSNDPDLSLRQNKVPDYAERLVKKQMRAAWLFREAAIKHGGVHCEGDAGDIYGRETDDSEWETASESDIGNDGRDEMGNDDDDDEDDDDSEWKNDDERKEKYDKSSMKDLKHGYNVQLAEDEP; the protein is encoded by the exons ATGATCTTAAGTTGTAATCCGAACATGGATAAAGTGTCTTCTGACTGTCCATACCCAGGATGCTTCTTTTGTGTCATGAAGGAAGGGAATCCAAGCAAGCGAAGAGCAAGCATTCTGAAATTCTTTAGAGAGCTTCCTGCACAGGATGACGATGGACAAGTTCTCCCTATCAGTGGCCTTTGGAACACTGCCATGGCACATCCAAATGATCCTGAGTTCATCGAGCTTGGCATCTTTGAATGTATGGCTGCACTAATATGGAAGGGTCTAAAGAATCGTCGCTGGCTTTCTCATGACCAGAATATATACATTCCTTATTATGCAGCCCATATTATTGGGTCATACACCATGAACATGGAAGAATTTGCAGAAAGTGCTGTGCATGCTGGGGTAATTCCTCCCTTAGTTGAACTTTTGAGAGGAAGGTTAACTTGGGTTGAACAGAGAGTTGCAGTTCGAGCTTTAGGGCACTTGGCTACCTATGCCAGCACTTTTCCTGCTGTGGCAAGCCATGGTGAAATTCTTGAGCTTTCCATTCAACTAGCAATGAGCTCACTAGAAATCGTTTATTCTCATTTTTACCAGTATGTTGACAGAAGGTTAAGCTATCATTGTGATCTGCTCACCCGCGGTATGGGAGGTGTTGAAATGGAGTCCAGAAAGGCAGAAGAATGGGCAAGTCAGTTACAATGCTGGTCCCTCCAGCTTATTAACTGCTTTGCCTTTAAACCAGAGTTTCTTCCTACCATATGCAAGCCTGAATTCTTAACAAAACTACCTGGCATGTGGGGTGGGCTTGTTAATGAAAACTCACCAGCTGGTATTGGTTTATTAAGAACAATCTGCCATCATAAGTTGGGTAGAGGACCTGTTGCTAGCTGTCCTGGTATTATCGAATCATTGTGTAATATTGCTCGGTCATCAGATGATTGGCAGTATATGACTATTGATTGTCTTCTTTGGTTGGTTCAAGACCCTAGTACATGTCATAAG GTGATTGATAAGGCTGTACCCGCACTTGTTGACCTTGCGGAGATTACAACTCTGGGTGATCACAAGAAGCTTGGAGATTCCATTGTTAATGTTCTTGAGGAATGTGTCCAGTCACAAGGGACAGGACGCAACTCTTTCAGTAACAGAACGAAGGAATTGATTGAGGAACTGTTGAATTCCAGACAGAGATTGAAATGGGAAAAGAATATGCCTAAAGAGGATCTCCATATTAAACAGGCAGCAGCTCTAGTGGTCAAGCTCGAAGGaaattcattattttcatCAGGAAATATATCCGGAGCTGCATCAAAGTACTCAGAAGCGTTGGCATTGTGTCCAATGAGATCCAAAAAGGAGAGAGTTGTTCTTTACAGTAATCGAGCACAGTGTCATCTTCTGTTGCAACAGCCCTTGGCAGCTATTAGTGATGCTACTCGTGCACTTTGTCTTCACAACCCACTGAACCGTCATGCCAAAAGTCTTTGGAGAAGAGCACAGGCTTATGACATGCTTGGGCTTGCAAAAGAGAGTTTGTTAGATGCCATTCTGTTCATAAACGAGTGCTCTCAGTCAAATGATCCTGATCTCTCATTGAGGCAAAATAAGGTTCCTGACTATGCGGAGCGATTGGTTAAAAAGCAGATGCGTGCAGCTTGGTTATTTAGAGAGGCAGCTATCAAACATGGGGGTGTCCACTGTGAGGGCGATGCTGGTGACATCTATGGCCGAGAGACCGATGATTCCGAATGGGAGACAGCAAGTGAGAGCGATATAGGAAATGATGGAAGAGATGAAATGGgcaatgatgatgatgatgatgaggatgatgatgatagtgAATGGAAGAATGATGatgagaggaaagagaaatatgATAAGTCTTCAATGAAAG ACCTAAAGCATGGATACAATGTGCAGCTTGCGGAAGATGAGCCATGA
- the LOC117632059 gene encoding uncharacterized protein LOC117632059 isoform X2, which yields MILSCNPNMDKVSSDCPYPGCFFCVMKEGNPSKRRASILKFFRELPAQDDDGQVLPISGLWNTAMAHPNDPEFIELGIFECMAALIWKGLKNRRWLSHDQNIYIPYYAAHIIGSYTMNMEEFAESAVHAGVIPPLVELLRGRLTWVEQRVAVRALGHLATYASTFPAVASHGEILELSIQLAMSSLEIVYSHFYQYVDRRLSYHCDLLTRGMGGVEMESRKAEEWASQLQCWSLQLINCFAFKPEFLPTICKPEFLTKLPGMWGGLVNENSPAGIGLLRTICHHKLGRGPVASCPGIIESLCNIARSSDDWQYMTIDCLLWLVQDPSTCHKVIDKAVPALVDLAEITTLGDHKKLGDSIVNVLEECVQSQGTGRNSFSNRTKELIEELLNSRQRLKWEKNMPKEDLHIKQAAALVVKLEGNSLFSSGNISGAASKYSEALALCPMRSKKERVVLYSNRAQCHLLLQQPLAAISDATRALCLHNPLNRHAKSLWRRAQAYDMLGLAKESLLDAILFINECSQSNDPDLSLRQNKVPDYAERLVKKQMRAAWLFREAAIKHGGVHCEGDAGDIYGRETDDSEWETASESDIGNDGRDEMGNDDDDDEDDDDSEWKNDDERKEKYDKSSMKACGR from the exons ATGATCTTAAGTTGTAATCCGAACATGGATAAAGTGTCTTCTGACTGTCCATACCCAGGATGCTTCTTTTGTGTCATGAAGGAAGGGAATCCAAGCAAGCGAAGAGCAAGCATTCTGAAATTCTTTAGAGAGCTTCCTGCACAGGATGACGATGGACAAGTTCTCCCTATCAGTGGCCTTTGGAACACTGCCATGGCACATCCAAATGATCCTGAGTTCATCGAGCTTGGCATCTTTGAATGTATGGCTGCACTAATATGGAAGGGTCTAAAGAATCGTCGCTGGCTTTCTCATGACCAGAATATATACATTCCTTATTATGCAGCCCATATTATTGGGTCATACACCATGAACATGGAAGAATTTGCAGAAAGTGCTGTGCATGCTGGGGTAATTCCTCCCTTAGTTGAACTTTTGAGAGGAAGGTTAACTTGGGTTGAACAGAGAGTTGCAGTTCGAGCTTTAGGGCACTTGGCTACCTATGCCAGCACTTTTCCTGCTGTGGCAAGCCATGGTGAAATTCTTGAGCTTTCCATTCAACTAGCAATGAGCTCACTAGAAATCGTTTATTCTCATTTTTACCAGTATGTTGACAGAAGGTTAAGCTATCATTGTGATCTGCTCACCCGCGGTATGGGAGGTGTTGAAATGGAGTCCAGAAAGGCAGAAGAATGGGCAAGTCAGTTACAATGCTGGTCCCTCCAGCTTATTAACTGCTTTGCCTTTAAACCAGAGTTTCTTCCTACCATATGCAAGCCTGAATTCTTAACAAAACTACCTGGCATGTGGGGTGGGCTTGTTAATGAAAACTCACCAGCTGGTATTGGTTTATTAAGAACAATCTGCCATCATAAGTTGGGTAGAGGACCTGTTGCTAGCTGTCCTGGTATTATCGAATCATTGTGTAATATTGCTCGGTCATCAGATGATTGGCAGTATATGACTATTGATTGTCTTCTTTGGTTGGTTCAAGACCCTAGTACATGTCATAAG GTGATTGATAAGGCTGTACCCGCACTTGTTGACCTTGCGGAGATTACAACTCTGGGTGATCACAAGAAGCTTGGAGATTCCATTGTTAATGTTCTTGAGGAATGTGTCCAGTCACAAGGGACAGGACGCAACTCTTTCAGTAACAGAACGAAGGAATTGATTGAGGAACTGTTGAATTCCAGACAGAGATTGAAATGGGAAAAGAATATGCCTAAAGAGGATCTCCATATTAAACAGGCAGCAGCTCTAGTGGTCAAGCTCGAAGGaaattcattattttcatCAGGAAATATATCCGGAGCTGCATCAAAGTACTCAGAAGCGTTGGCATTGTGTCCAATGAGATCCAAAAAGGAGAGAGTTGTTCTTTACAGTAATCGAGCACAGTGTCATCTTCTGTTGCAACAGCCCTTGGCAGCTATTAGTGATGCTACTCGTGCACTTTGTCTTCACAACCCACTGAACCGTCATGCCAAAAGTCTTTGGAGAAGAGCACAGGCTTATGACATGCTTGGGCTTGCAAAAGAGAGTTTGTTAGATGCCATTCTGTTCATAAACGAGTGCTCTCAGTCAAATGATCCTGATCTCTCATTGAGGCAAAATAAGGTTCCTGACTATGCGGAGCGATTGGTTAAAAAGCAGATGCGTGCAGCTTGGTTATTTAGAGAGGCAGCTATCAAACATGGGGGTGTCCACTGTGAGGGCGATGCTGGTGACATCTATGGCCGAGAGACCGATGATTCCGAATGGGAGACAGCAAGTGAGAGCGATATAGGAAATGATGGAAGAGATGAAATGGgcaatgatgatgatgatgatgaggatgatgatgatagtgAATGGAAGAATGATGatgagaggaaagagaaatatgATAAGTCTTCAATGAAAG CTTGCGGAAGATGA